The Streptomyces sp. NBC_01689 genome includes a window with the following:
- a CDS encoding class I SAM-dependent methyltransferase: MSVTGRYREAWEGFWREAPQEQGAVFWDAEPALTAGVHLALFEPYVTFHGLPLVDLGCGNGTQTRFLADRFPRVVGTDLSAAALDHARHADAAGRATYRVLDASEKGEVQRLHAELGDANVYMRGVLHQCEPDDRQPLVDGIATLLGERGRVFLVELSEAARPVLAGLAQGADGPPAKLAPVFRHGIAPGEVSDASVPDHLGAAGLTVLASGELPLVTAEYTALGTRIELPSKWLVAGRTTG; encoded by the coding sequence ATGAGCGTGACGGGTCGGTACAGGGAGGCCTGGGAGGGCTTCTGGCGCGAGGCTCCCCAAGAACAGGGAGCCGTCTTCTGGGACGCGGAGCCCGCTCTGACCGCGGGCGTCCATCTCGCCCTCTTCGAACCGTACGTGACGTTCCACGGGCTGCCTCTCGTGGACCTGGGCTGCGGCAACGGCACCCAGACCCGCTTCCTCGCCGACCGCTTCCCGCGCGTCGTGGGAACCGACCTCTCGGCCGCGGCGCTCGACCACGCCCGTCACGCGGACGCCGCGGGCCGGGCGACGTACCGGGTGCTCGACGCGTCGGAGAAGGGTGAGGTCCAGCGCCTGCACGCGGAACTCGGCGACGCCAACGTCTATATGCGCGGGGTGCTCCACCAGTGCGAACCGGACGACCGCCAGCCGCTGGTGGACGGCATCGCCACGCTGCTGGGGGAGCGGGGCCGGGTGTTCCTGGTGGAGCTCTCCGAGGCCGCCCGTCCCGTGCTGGCGGGGCTGGCGCAGGGCGCCGACGGTCCTCCGGCCAAGCTGGCCCCCGTCTTCCGGCACGGCATCGCCCCGGGCGAGGTCTCCGACGCGTCCGTCCCCGACCATCTCGGCGCGGCCGGTCTCACCGTCCTCGCGAGCGGTGAACTCCCGCTCGTGACGGCGGAGTACACCGCGCTCGGCACCCGGATCGAGCTGCCTTCGAAGTGGCTGGTGGCGGGCCGCACCACGGGATGA
- a CDS encoding SpoIIE family protein phosphatase, translating into MESGTSRGTEVDTPPGRTAANGVAEHAGAGRVPLAVVAVDRDGLVSHWSTGARRLFGVPKEDAVGRPAVDLLPVSGVLPEEDETAPFGAYAAYDGFGPGLESSLDGRHFYPAAGRARLSVPGRERAAHDGGDRVDVLWWAYPLVGPGRERLLVLAADAGALRHADDRVAVERIAPAFALHTDFPGAEELARRLPEILPSMSVDEGARIVAQVLELGYPVMEFSQNDRVPVTPDWGVPRRAGRRARCERAAGSEADPALPRDAYDAQDEREDLEYVAVRERLEFLNEVSGRIGTSLDLSRTVLEVSRAVVPRFTDVAGTYLREQVVAGEGFPDGVPDTTTLWHRVALEHTDEPGRWDDVVPVGEAMPFPAHTPFFQCMTTGEPVLVPRISAQLGHMIAAQFEKRDIRPLITGRSMLVVPLKARNVVLGFMVLLRHPERVEFNDMDRVTGAELAARAGLVLDNARMYTYQESVAETLQDSMLPQIAPRMAGCDIATRYLPGTLLGRVGGDWFDSVKLPGSRTALVVGDVMGHGLNSAAMMGQLRTAVQTMAALDLPPAQLLRNLDDLAQRLGEHYLATCVYAIYDPLAGELQIANAGHIPPVLVRAADGHSDLLDLPTGAPIGVGGVPFEAVRVAVAPGDRLVMCTDGLVEVRGEDIGVGLATLCESAAHPAASMDDACDTIIRALNTRGGRKDDVALLMARLNGIEPEDVAEWRLTSDPAEARRARAVVREQLHEWGLRRLADPAELMVGELVANAVRHARSRRIALRLVRGDTLLCEVADDDHTLPTLLSAGPGDEYGRGLRVVSTLAREWGTSRTSGGKTVWFELTLPRR; encoded by the coding sequence ATGGAGAGCGGCACTTCGCGTGGCACCGAAGTGGACACACCTCCCGGTCGCACAGCGGCGAACGGCGTCGCGGAGCACGCCGGCGCCGGGCGCGTCCCGCTGGCCGTGGTCGCCGTGGACCGTGACGGGCTCGTCTCCCACTGGAGCACCGGCGCCCGACGGCTGTTCGGCGTCCCCAAGGAGGACGCGGTGGGCCGTCCCGCCGTCGACCTGCTGCCCGTCTCCGGTGTGCTCCCCGAGGAGGACGAGACGGCGCCGTTCGGGGCGTACGCGGCGTACGACGGGTTCGGCCCGGGCCTGGAGTCCTCGCTCGACGGACGGCACTTCTACCCGGCCGCGGGCCGCGCCCGGCTCTCGGTGCCCGGCCGGGAGCGCGCGGCGCACGACGGCGGCGACCGCGTCGACGTGTTGTGGTGGGCTTACCCGCTGGTGGGCCCGGGGCGGGAGCGGCTGCTGGTGCTGGCCGCCGACGCGGGCGCGCTGCGCCACGCCGACGACCGGGTGGCCGTCGAGCGGATCGCCCCCGCCTTCGCCCTGCACACCGACTTCCCCGGTGCCGAGGAACTGGCCCGCAGACTGCCCGAGATCCTGCCCAGCATGAGCGTGGACGAAGGCGCCCGCATCGTCGCCCAGGTCCTCGAACTCGGCTACCCCGTCATGGAGTTCAGCCAGAACGACCGGGTGCCCGTCACCCCCGACTGGGGCGTGCCCCGGCGGGCCGGGCGCAGGGCGCGCTGCGAGCGGGCCGCCGGCTCCGAGGCCGACCCGGCACTCCCTCGGGACGCGTACGACGCGCAGGACGAGCGTGAGGACCTCGAGTACGTCGCGGTGCGCGAGCGCCTGGAGTTCCTCAACGAGGTCAGCGGACGCATCGGCACCTCCCTCGATCTCTCACGGACCGTCCTGGAGGTGAGCCGCGCCGTCGTGCCCCGGTTCACCGACGTGGCGGGCACCTATCTGCGCGAACAGGTCGTCGCCGGTGAGGGGTTCCCCGACGGGGTGCCCGACACCACCACGCTGTGGCACCGCGTGGCCCTGGAGCACACGGACGAGCCGGGCCGCTGGGACGACGTCGTGCCCGTCGGCGAGGCCATGCCGTTTCCCGCGCACACCCCGTTCTTCCAGTGCATGACCACCGGCGAGCCCGTCCTCGTGCCGCGCATCAGCGCGCAGTTGGGCCACATGATCGCCGCGCAGTTCGAGAAGCGCGACATCAGGCCGCTCATCACCGGCCGCTCCATGCTGGTCGTGCCGCTGAAGGCCCGCAACGTGGTGCTCGGCTTCATGGTCCTGCTGCGCCACCCGGAGCGTGTCGAGTTCAACGACATGGACCGGGTCACCGGCGCCGAACTCGCCGCCAGGGCCGGACTCGTCCTCGACAACGCCCGGATGTACACGTACCAGGAGAGCGTCGCCGAGACCCTCCAGGACAGCATGCTGCCGCAGATAGCGCCCCGCATGGCGGGCTGTGACATCGCCACCCGCTATCTGCCGGGCACACTCCTCGGCCGGGTCGGCGGCGACTGGTTCGACTCGGTGAAGCTGCCCGGTTCCCGGACCGCCCTGGTCGTCGGCGACGTGATGGGCCACGGCCTCAACTCGGCAGCGATGATGGGCCAGTTGCGTACCGCCGTGCAGACCATGGCAGCGCTCGACCTGCCGCCCGCCCAACTCCTGCGCAACCTCGACGACCTGGCCCAGCGGCTCGGCGAGCACTACCTCGCGACGTGCGTCTACGCGATCTACGACCCCCTCGCCGGTGAGCTGCAGATCGCCAACGCGGGCCACATCCCGCCCGTCCTGGTCCGCGCCGCCGACGGCCACAGCGACCTGCTCGACCTGCCCACCGGCGCGCCCATCGGCGTCGGCGGCGTGCCCTTCGAGGCGGTGCGCGTGGCGGTGGCGCCCGGCGACCGGCTCGTGATGTGCACCGACGGTCTGGTCGAGGTGCGCGGTGAGGACATCGGCGTCGGCCTCGCGACGCTCTGCGAGTCCGCCGCGCACCCGGCCGCGTCCATGGACGACGCCTGCGACACGATCATCCGGGCCCTCAACACCCGTGGCGGCCGCAAGGACGACGTGGCCCTGCTGATGGCCCGGCTGAACGGCATCGAACCCGAGGACGTCGCCGAATGGCGGCTCACCTCCGACCCGGCCGAGGCCCGCCGGGCGCGTGCCGTCGTCCGCGAGCAGCTGCACGAGTGGGGGCTGCGGCGGCTGGCCGATCCCGCCGAGCTCATGGTCGGCGAACTGGTGGCGAACGCCGTCCGGCACGCGCGGAGCCGGCGTATCGCACTGCGCCTGGTGCGCGGCGACACCCTGCTGTGCGAGGTGGCCGACGACGACCACACCCTGCCCACGCTCCTCAGCGCGGGCCCGGGCGACGAGTACGGACGCGGGCTGCGCGTCGTCAGCACGCTGGCCCGGGAGTGGGGCACCAGTCGCACCAGCGGTGGCAAGACCGTGTGGTTCGAACTGACGCTGCCGCGACGCTGA